DNA sequence from the Callospermophilus lateralis isolate mCalLat2 chromosome 2, mCalLat2.hap1, whole genome shotgun sequence genome:
ggaaaaaaaaggttGAAATGTTTCACACCTTCTGCCAGGGCTTTAgctttggtccctgaccctccttgcCTGTCTGTACAGCCCAGGGCAGAGGGTAAGTAGCAACAAAAACAGCTATCAAGTTTATCTTTTCTCTTGATTCCTTCCCATCAGTATTTGTCCATATAAGAAACATaggagtttttgttgttgttgttgtttggtttttttggtgtgtggtactagagattgaacctaggggactggagttgtggctcagtggtagagcacttgcctagcatgtgtgaggccctgggttcgattctcagcactgcatataaataaatgaataaaataaaggtccatcaacatctaaaaaagtatatatattaaaaaaaaagagagagagattgaacctagggtcactttaccactgagccacacacattcccacactgagccacattcggagccttttaaaaacttattttggGACAAGATCTCAAGTtgatgagactggccttgaacttgtgatcctcctcctcagcctccctagtagctggggttataggtgtgcacaaccatgcccagcttcatgtaagaaatttttaaatattaaaaaatctttcTCTGACTTCACGTCTTTCTGTATCTATTCTCCttactcatatttttttttagtaagttCTCTTGTAAGAATCATCTATATTTTATCTACTTCTTACTCATTCTTGAAACCACTAAAATCTGGCTTCCACTATATACTCCATCTCCATTTTCCTACTGCCCACTGGAACTATTTCTCACCAACATAACCAACAACTTCCTTGTTCTTAAGGCTGGTGATTCCTTCTCTACAGACTACTGGACCTCTCTGGGACATTCTGAATTGTTGACTATTCCTTCCTTCTTGAATCTCTGTCCTTTCTTGGCTTACCTTAAGTCCTGGCCCATCTTGGTTTTCCTTCTATCTCTCTCACAGGTCCTTTGCTATCTACTTTGCAGACTTATCTTTTTACTTGTATCCATAAATGTCAGTTTGGTGGGCTCCTTTGTTTTGTATGGATGGCACCCTTCTGGTAGGAGCAGTCTTTCACTTGTGGTAATCTTATGATGCTTCTGGCAACAACAGATCACCGGTGCAGGAATTAGCATCCAACCAAAGCCAGGTTGGTGAGGGCAAGTCCCTAGGAACACTGGAACTGGAACTAAGAGGCTAGGCTGGAATTGGAATTGAAGAAGATGGTGACCTGAGTTACAAACTGCAAAGTTTGAGAATTGTCGAAACTGAGTTTATTATGAAAAAGATTAAAGAAGCATTGGAAGTTTGTCTGGAGAGATaaaaggaaaggagagaaggaggagagggGGAGGGTGAAACACAAAGGAACAGAGGGAAGGACAGACAgatggggttggggagggagagaacaGATGAAGCAAACCAGAAAGGTAGAGAGTCCCAATGGCATGCAAGTTCTCAGATCCAGTTTTCTCAAGTTCCACCATGTTCTTGGGCTAGGATTCCACAAAACACtagttttttgaaaataaatgcttTTGCCTAAGCTAGTTTAAGTTAGGTTTCTCTGACTTGCAGCACTATAGAAATTGGGTACTGAAGTATTCTGAATGACAGATCTTACAATGAGGAACTAAGATGAGTTGTGTAGAGGGTCTCTACTGTTAGGATCTTCTAATACCAGTCTGAGATCTGAAAGTCCTCTTCATGTTGTAGCAAAGCAATTAGTTGAACTACTTCCCACTGTCCCTTGTCTTAGATTGTGTGCCAACTGGAGCTGGAGCACTTGAAGATACAGAAATAAATAGTCAAGATGACGAGTAACTCAAAAACGGTAGTCTGCATGaagttaggagaaaacagaatataCATTTAACTTGGAGAAGAATATCTGTTTCATCTTGACCTAGGGTTACCAGGAATTAGATAATTATGTGCCTTACTGAACTTCACAAGCTGTTATTTGCTGCTCTCTAATGCTAATACCCTGATTAGGAAACTCAGATCCAGCAATCAGGATGGAGATACACTGGAAGAAGACTTAGAGGATTGGGAAGCCTTCTTATCATTCCTTCCCTGATGCCTCTCATTGTAAAGAGCATTGACTGGGATGAGACAAGAGCATCATTTGgggtgggcacagtggcacatgcctataattccagcagcttgggagaccgagacaggaagattgcaagttcaaagtcagcctcagcaacttagtgagggcttAAACAAgttagcgagactctgtctcaaaataaaatataaaaagatctggggatgtggttcaatggctaagtacccctaagttcaatccctggtccccgccccccccccataaaaaaataaaagcatcatTCAGGGTAGGATGAAGAAGAAAGGCTTTCAACCCTAGCACTCCAGCCTCTAATTTCCCATTAAGCCATAAGGCATAATCAGAGGTATTGAAAGAGCTCCCAGACCTAGTactatgaaaaagagaaacttcgAAAATCTGCTCAGGCCTTAGATCTTCTTGGAGGTTCAGAAAGCATGATTCGACAAAATTTGGGGGTTGATTATGGTAGCAgaagtctgttatactcatggacGTTCTTTACCTTTTAAATAGTTTTTCTGTGTAGGGAAACCCCCATTTAAAAATCCTACCTTCTAAGTATAGAAGTCAGAAATAAGATGCCCAGCATTCCTTGCAACTTATTTACAGGCAAGATTTTTCACCTGTGAGACTTCCATGTGGAAATGAACAATATAAGTGAGGTAGAAATCATTCCAAGTTCACCAGTATTTCTGGTTCTTACTCCTTTAGAGCACCAGGAAGATGGTACTTCCTGTGTCCCTTGATATTAGGTATGACCACAAGATTTGTTTTGATCAATACAATGTGGGCAAAATCCAGTGTAAGCTTTTCTTCACTCCTTTCTCCTGCCACAGCAAACCATGAAATTAATGTCAAGAAGACAACATTATCATAAGAAGGTAGAGCCTCCAACAGCTTGTGTCCTTCAGCAACCAAGTGAGCAAAACTAACAACCTACCCCCACCTGCTGAACTATTGAATGAGCTAGAAATATATCTTTGTTGTTTAAATCCAGTAAGATTTGGGGGGTTGTTTGTAATGACTGTGCTACCTCATGAATCCTGATTGGTATATAGGTAAGAAGCAGGTTGGACACCAGCTTCAATCTCTGCTGTTGCTGATAGTAACACAAGTGTCCAGCTTTGTGGGTGATAGTGGCAACAGTGATGGTCTTCCAATGGCTGCAATAATGAGTTCCTACCACAGAGGTGTCATAAAGCTTGTAAAATTGGCAGTCAAATTGAACTCTCGGTACTCAATATTCAGAATAGCAATGGCTGTGAATTCCTCCTCAGACTGTATAGTGTGGTTTGGGTGTTATTCCTAGAAGCTAGCCTCAAGTCTATTTCCCCAGCCCTCCTAGCAATTCTGAGTTAAATAATCTCGTTTAACAAATCCCTTTTCTGCTTCAACTATCCACAGAAGATTCTATTATTTGTGAAAAAGGACCCTGACTGACAAAATAACTATACTTAATAAATCTCAGATTCCATCAATTACAAGAGGCAAGTTATTTTGTGAACTCACAAGAAAAAAAGAGGCTAAAAAACTATTACATGCCATTAGTTGAAAAGCACATTTTTTTCAGAGTTATTTAAGctgaaaaaaagtcctttagaatcagtaaaatatgttattagcaaataaaatccccaaaataaaattgataggCAGCTGATTAAGGTTTTAAGACAACTGTATCATGAACCAGGCTGTGGGTTGCATCTCCAGCACAAatacacaaacaaaaaccccacaaagaATTGTATCAtctagggagaaaaaaaaaaaaaagtctcaaccCTAATCCTCATCAATGCAGAAATCCATGATTGCTCAATCCCAGAACAAACCCTAAGTTACCCCCAAAAGTGTGATGTTAATCAGTAGAGTGCCCCACAAAAAACTCTTCCGCCGTGGTCCTCTCAGAACACTGGATAAGGGATCTCTTCAAGGTGGGCAAAACCTGAGGCAACCAGATTGACTGATGACACAGCCAAAGATTTGAAGTTAACGGATACATGAGGTTTTCTAGTGCTATCATTTTCATTATTATCCATGATAATGCTTTGAATTAGTGACCAATACACAGTGTTTCCTTTTTACTCCATTTTATTCTCTATTTCTCCCATTTCTAAATATCAGgactttttgtgtgtatgtgtgtggtggtAAGGGATTGGTTTAAAGATATCCTTCAACGACCAAGTGAGCAAAACTAACAACCTACCCCCACTTGCTGAACTATTGAATGAGcaagaaatatatcttgttgtttgAATCCAGTAAGATTTGGGGGGTTGTTTGTAATGACTGTGCTACCTCGTGAATCCTGATCGATCTATAGGTAAGAAGCAGGTTGGGCACCAGCTTCAACCTGATAGTTAAAAGGTATTGGGATTATTAGAAGCTACAGTTACAACTCATGGAGACCAAACTGGCAGGCCATTACCCAGATAACCTGTTTTTAAAGAACAATGGTCCTACAATAGAACCTCCTTGAAGCAGGTGAATTTATTGGCATACATACGGGGGGATGGTTAGATTATGtagatgtgttagtcagctttccattactgtaacaaatacctgagataattaacttataaagagaaaagctttgttttggctcacagttttggagcttTCAGTCCATGATCTGTTGGCCTGGTTGCTTTTGGTCCTGTGATGAGGCAAGCACAATTGGCAGGCAGTGCATGGTAAAGCAAAGCCACTCACTTCAGGGCCAggatgagagaaagaagaagagaccAGAGTCCACAATTCCCTTCAAAGGCATGTCCCACCTCCCTACAGCACCAAgctggggaccaaacctttaATATATGAGACGTATGAGAGGACCTTCAATACatgagaggacattccagatttaATCTATAATAATAGGTGGGGACATTTTTGGAATCATATATATAGAAAATGATGTGTATGTGTTGGGCAAACAAAGGTTGGACCCTAGTGAACACCTGCCATTTTGCTTATTCATGATCCCTCTTCTCCTGGAAaccaccccacccccactgtCCGCAGGGTTATCATGAGAGCTATGTTAGTCATTTGGTTGTTATCCCTTGATTGGTCCAAAGTTAAATATCTAACTAACATGAGCCTATCATAGTACTTTGAGGAATTTGTAAACTACATCCAAAAATAAGCAGCAGTAGCAGATACCACTACCACCAGTCTCCAAAACTGAACTCATCAACACCTCCCCTACCCCCGCCAAGTCCCTTGCTGAAATTCACTGCTTCTTCTTCACAGTAAATGGCATTCCAGTATCTGCAGCCACTAACCAGAGttatctaggacttttccttccctctttcctccCTTACTCTCTAAGACTCTTAAGTTCTGCCATCTATAGTTCCCAAATATCTTTAATGTTCTCCTGACCTCTTCACTTCTATTCCCATCATTTCAGCCTCTCATTTTTACTCCTTGCCTTCACCCTCAAAGGCTTTTGACACCCCTTTCCATCCAGCAGCTCAAATCATCTTTCTAATTTCTGGATATGATCACATTACTCTTCTGCTCAAAATTCTTCAGTGGTTTCCCATGGTTTTCAGGATAAAATGTGAACTCCTGCAGCTGGGTCACTAACTTCACTCACATTACACTCAGATGTACAATGATATGTCTCCTCTCTCTCCTGTAACTGATCTGATCTTCCTCACAATGCTCTTACCCTGCTGGGTAACAGGGgagaaaactaaaattaatccATTCTGGTAAACTCCATAGGATCCAAAATTTATTTTAGACAGTATTTAGCTCAGTAGCATTGAATGGCTCAGTATTTCACTATTTtgttcttccctttctcctcttcaggacAGTACCTGAATTTGTTGGGGTCTTATGTGAATTTCATGGCACTGGAGAAAGGGAGCTTTTAGCCACCTGGTTGTTGGGGGTTACATCAGCTGACATTTGCTGAGAAGTGGCTGGTTCCGTATAAATTAATTAGTGAAAAACAACCCCAAGAGGTAGCTACCACTATAACCATTTTATAGACAAggaacttgtccaaggtcacaaagTTAGTAAGTGGCAGAACCAGGGATTAACAGCACCTGATTCCAGTAGATACTTGTTTATGAGTTTAGAATTCCAGATATAGCTTCAGGGATGTGATTGCCCACAAAGAATATGTGAGATGAGAAGAGAGCCCATATCAGAACACTTAAAAATCACCGAGGTAGGAGAGGGAGCTCAATAGTAGAGTATATGCCGCCAGcaccagcaccaaaaataataacctctggcatgTGAGGAACTGGGAGAAGGTCTCCCTAGCTGCTTCTCCCTAGATAACTTCCCTCTTAAGAGACCTTCTAAGATGGAGAGTCAGGACTTCCACCAGGCCTGAAAGTATTCCAGCCAGGACAAAGCAATTCTTTAGGTACTCCCCTCCCCTCTGTCCTAGATTCCCTCACAGCACAGCAAAGTATAAGCCTGAGACCAACCCTGGCTGGGAACTCAGTAAATGCATCCAAAGAACCTGTGTTGCCAGAGATCTTCACATCACCTCCTAGGACCACCAAATGCAGGGCCAAGTACAAATACTCTATACTGAGGATGCAGGGTTCACACTCGGGTGGGAGTATGGGTAGTATCATAGTGGGCCTCCTAGATCACTGTCCTCCCAGGAGGGGAGACATAGGGCCTTCTGGATGACAGGGTCAGACTTCTCCCCAGTGATTGGTGGGGCGCGTCTCCTCTGGTGTAGGACATGTAGAGGCCTTGGCCTTTCTCAGATGTTGAAATGTTGCTCTTCCAGATGTGGAAGGTGCAAGAAATCCCAGCTAGAAGGTGGACCACGCCCCGACCCTACACCCTCTCCAGGCCACATCAAGACCAAGCAGCCCATTCAGCCCTCCTGCCGTCTCCCGCCCCTCCCGCCTGCACCGGGGGCGGTCCTGTCCCACCCTAGCGCACGACCAATGGCGCTGGAACTTGGTGAAGCCAGCCAATTGAACGGCGGCAGCGGTGTGGAGATGATTCCGCCCCCGGCGGGCTGCCGGCAGCCGGCCACCCAGGAGGCGGGGTCCTTCGCTGTTTTTGCTGCCGGCCGAGCTCGGCCGAGCTTAGCCGACTGCAGCCGGCCGAAACCGAGCCCAGCCGAACGCAGCCGAGCCCAGCCGAACTCCGCGCAGCTCCCGCTGCCGCCGCCCGAGCGCCGCCGAGCGAGCAAGCTAGCGGCCGCGGCCGCGGAGGAGGCGCCGCCCCAGGGGGAGGAGGTGCCGGCTCGCCGCAGACCGCCCGCGGCAGAGGCCGCCCCGGTCGCGCCGCGGCGGGAGCGGCCGGCGGAGGCTGCGCGGCCAAGGGGGAGGGCCGGGGGAGTGGACGTCGTCCCTGCCAGCCGCCCGCCGCCCCCCGCCCGCAGGCTCCCGAGCCTCAATCTGCGCTGAGCATCCCGCTGCCCCGGACTCTCCCGCGGGCTCAACTCAGGTAAGGGGGGCTCCCCCCCAGCGGGCACCGGGGCAGAGAACCGAGACTGAGAGGAAGAGATACAGCCCCTAGGAGAGACAGACACAAAGACAGACACACGGGAGACGCACAGACCACCAAGACAGATCCCACGAAGACGGGAAAGAGACACGTTCACGAGGACAGAGGGATACAGCCGGGAAGAGAGAGTGGCACACACAGGGACTGATAGAGAGATACTCAGAAACAGATTGGGAGAGAAAGGAGACACTCAGACATTCAGAGATGGGGACACACCGATGTGAAGAGAGCTACCCAGAGACAGGCAGCCACACACAATCCCAGATATAGGTATGCAGAGGAGAGACACCTATCTAGCAGGGGAACTGTAGGAAAACCACACACACCTGACATAAAGAGACAAGTCCCATGGAGAGGCACACCTAGGTACAAAACCTTGGAGACACAGAACCCACACATGCCTGCCAGGGCCTCCACAAAGTTCCCTCTGTGTGAGCTGGCGCCTCTGCAGGTCTCCTGGGCGGCTGGCTGCAGTCTTGAGAGGAGGTGTCCTGACCACACTAAAGCTGGTCACAGTCCCCTTCATTCTGGGCCTAGGACTCTTAGTCCCACCCACTGGTGGGGTACCTTTGAGGGCTGGAAGCTTGGTGGGAAGGGCCAGTCAGTGTCTACCACCTCTTAGAATGAGGTATGCCTACTCCAGCTTCCCCACTTTGGCTACACCAGCATCCAGGTGCCCAGAGCCAGGCCTGAGGATGGGGGTGTTGGCTCTGTGAGGTCTTTGAGCCTTGTGGGACCCAAGGTTTTCTGCCAGGGAGGTCAGAGATGTGGGAGGGGAGCTCTTGGCCTGAGCCTCTCCCACCTCTCCTTCCTCATCACCCTCTTATTTGCTCTATGCCCCCAGGCTCAGGACTGCAGCAGGTGGGCATCTCCACTGCCCAGGAAACACTGAGTGAGAGACAGGACAGCCTCCTTGGAAAGCGGCAGAATTGGAGTTCCTCCTCGGCATGGGCCTTGCCATTGAGGCAGCTCCGCTGTCTGTACTGATTTGAGGGTACTGCCCGTCATGGGGGCAGCCATCTCCCAGGGGGCCCTCATCGCCATCGTCTGCAACGGCCTCGTAGGCTTCTTGCTgctgctgctttgggtcattctCTGCTGGGCCTGCCACTCTCGTTCTGCCGACGTTGATTCTCTTTCTGAATCCAGTCCTAATTCCAGCCCTGGCCCCTGTCCTGAGAAGGCACCACCACCCCAGAAGCCTAGCCATGAAGGCAGCTACCTGCTGCAGCCCTGAAGGCCCTTGACCTACCCTGGAGCCTGGGACCTAAGTCTACCCCACTCAGATCCTGGAATCAGGATTCCAGAGTTCAGCCAGCCTGGGGTCCAGAACTTGGAGTTCAGCTTGTTTACAGCTGGACCCAGAAGCCCAGAGTCTAGCCAGCCTGGCTCCAAGAGAGGCTCTGGTGGCCCTAGAGAGACAGGCCTGGGGTGGGGGTTCAGGAGTTGGTGCTAGGGCCAGGGCCATCTGAACTCTGCTCCATCCCAAGGGCAAGGGCTGGATTTACCCTTTTGCTAGGCTCAGCACCT
Encoded proteins:
- the Enho gene encoding adropin gives rise to the protein MGAAISQGALIAIVCNGLVGFLLLLLWVILCWACHSRSADVDSLSESSPNSSPGPCPEKAPPPQKPSHEGSYLLQP